GGCTTGGCTGCATAAGCTCCAGTACTCGCAAAAAGCGCAATAATTGCCAGGGATAGAATCTGGATTAATTCCGTCGTTCGCTTCATGGTTCACATCCTTCTGAATGTCTAATTCGCATTAGAGTTAATCTTTATGAGCGAGAGTGTTCGCTGAGCCTTCAGTTTGGGGCTTTTCAATAACCACTTTTAGGGTGGCCATGCCAAAGTTGCCCAAATAGCCGCGCAAATTTACGGTGAGATAGTGCTCGCCTGGGTTGTGGTTGCGGCTGTCCCAGCGATAAGTGGTGGGGAAGTAACCCACTTCGTTTTCATAGATATACTGGCCGTCGACAAAGTACACCGGCTCAAACCTCTTTGAGGCCAGCTGCGCGATATGTTCCGGTTGTACATTAATACGTACCGGTACAGTGCCGCTAACTATCGGGGTGCCTTCATTATTTTTGCGGTAGTCCCCCACCAGTGAAATTTCCAGCGGGAAATCTCCCCGGCTCATTGCGTCCCGCTGCGCTGGGGCGTGAATACGCGGGCGATGGGATTTCTTTTTTGTCGCGGGCTTTGGCCCCACGGCATATCCTGTACAAAGCGGGCGCCAGAAGGTGATTTATCCCCGGTCACCAGAATGGTATTGCGGGGTAAGGCGAAGGCATTGAGGATTAATTCCAGAGCCGGGTGGCCCTTTAAATTCAGGGCGCCGGAGGCATCTTGTCCATCCCAGGCTTCTTTTTGTTGGCCAGACGCGCGCGGCACCCAGTCGATAATATTATTCAGCAGTGGGCCGTTATTTTTTAATCCCACCCGAATTGCGACACGGGCCATTTGCGGCAGGGTATAATCCACACTGCCTTGCTCCGCATTCCAACTCAGATCGCTCACTGCGACACTTTCACCACCGGTAATATCAGTCAGGTCGTACTCGGCAGTTTGCTCACCGGCTTTTGCACTAATGGTGTAGTGATAAGCCTCTGCGGGTACCGGGCGCCCCTGCTGGTCGGTACCGTCCCACTGCCACTGGTGATCGCCCGCCGCCAGCTGTTCACGGTATTCCGTTTTGATCAGCAGGTCGCGAGCGTCGTAGATATTAATCGTGACGTTGGCTTGCGTATCAATATGGTAATTCAGTGTGAACTGTTCCCCCTGGGCAGGGGCAAATGAGCGGGATTCATTATTGACCCCGGAAATAGACAGTCCGTAGCCAGCCAAGGGTGTAACCAGAGCGGCCAATACTGCGGTGAGGCCGATTTTTTTTAACATCTTATTCATAGTACTGACTTGCCTTGCGCGGACTGCGGCCGCCATAGGGGTTTACGGGCACCGCTGGTAAATTGGGTCAACTGGGTTAACTCACCATCATCGAGCGTTAACCTCCACAGGTTATAGGCGCCGTCGCGGGTAGACTGAAATACAACGGCATCACCTTTTGGAGACCAGCTGGGGGCGGCATCCAGTGCGGCATCGGTGGTGAGCTGTTTGAGTTTTCCGTTGCTCTCGCGCAACCACAGGTCGTAGTTACCAGCACGGTTACTGGAAAATACCAATCGGCCTTTTGTATCGGCGACAACATCAAAGTTGTAAAGACTGTTAAAAGTCAGCTGCCGCTTGCTTCCGGAAACTAAATCCAGCGCCCAGATATCGTGGGCTTCGCCACCATCCCCGGACAAGAAATACACGGTCTTGCCATCTGGATGCCAGCGGGGTTCGTGCTGCATATGACGCATATTGGTGAGCTTTTGCTGGTCGCTGCCATCCAATGGCAATCGCCACAAGTTGTTATCGTCAACACTGTCGGAGGTACTGAGAGAAAAGACTACAGATTTTCCATCCGGCGCTAGGCTCGCATCAATAAAACCTTTAAGCGGCATTGTTATTGGCAATTCTTTGGCGTTGGCCAGCCCTACTTCATGCAGTTCACCCTGGCTGCCATTCACCAGCAAACGTTTGCCATCGGGAAACCAGCTAAGGCTGTTTTTATCGAAGGCTGAGTGGGTGAGCTGCCGGTGTTGTTGGCCCTGGGTATCCATTACCCATACCTGCCAGTACCCCTGTTTGCCCGGGGCCAGGTAAGCAATATCCTCTTCTGCGTAAACGCAGGCACACCATAGCAATGCACAAGTCACAATGACCACGTTGGACTTTAGTAAGGCTTTCACGTTGTTCTCTTGGTTGTTTTTTGATTTAGCGCCGACTTGACAGTTAGGGCGCTAGCGGTGAGTTAAAACACCGCTAGCGCCTTAACCATTATTGATACAGCTGCAATGCGCCGTAGTAAGTGGTACTGGCTCCGGTAGTTGCCGAAGTCGCTTCTATCCAGAAACTGTACACACCTTCATCCGAGACCATAATCGCGTTGCCATCGCTCTCTTCGTAACCGGTCCACTCCACCTCGTGAGTGGCTACTGCACCGTCGCTGTCATTAGCGGCTTGCAGCTGGTTATCGATCAAGGTGATCGCTCCGGCATCTGTCGGGTCACCGATATCCGGCGGTAACAGTTTGAAGGTTACGTAGGAGTCCTGATCCAACAAGTAAGCCACTTTCGAGATTTGATCGTAGCTGTGGTACATCAGATAGGGATCGGATTTTACTTCGATGTTGGGTGCGTCCAGTGTGCCGCTGATACTTGGGTTTATGCCGTCGATAATGACAACGTTGATGGGCAAAATTTCATGCGAAGGTACGTAGGCATAAAAAGAACCTGTAGTAAGCACTCCATCTGCAGTGCGTCCATCCCAGACTAAGTAGTGGGTACCCGCCTCCATGGGAACACTATCATACACAACACGTGTATCGCCCCCGTCCGGCGTTACCTCCATGTTCATACGGATATTCGCTGTGGGTGTGATCCCAATTTTCATAAAGTCGTTCTGTACTGCATTCATAGTGGCATCCATACTGCCCGCTAAGATAGTACTGGTGTTATCACTATCCTCAATATCATACACCCCTTCCACACTGCCATTTACTGCGGTGAGAAAATAGGTATATGCCTCTTCCTGAACGTAATTACCTTCATCATCCTTGCCATCCCAACTTAGGGAGTAACTACCTGCACTATCAAAGGTTTCCACCACGCTGCGCATCAGCACTTCACTTTGCTCATCTTTAATATCCAGCGTAACAGTAGCGCCGGCTGACAAATCAAAGCTAATTACCAGACTCTCTCCGGCAACTGGATTAACCGTGGTTTGGTTGCGGCTGATATTGGTAATACTGAGTAGATCAAGGGTGACGGTGCGAATAATAGTGGTGATATTGCCAGCCCTATCACTGGCTTCCAAACGTATTTGGTATTCACCATTTGTTGGTGCCGCTACAGTACCATCGGTGGAGCTAACCACCCATTCAGCCAAGGTGCTTTCGTTTATCGCCGATGTTGAAGATTCGAGGATTACCCAATTATCGGTATCACCGCTCAACTGGTAATCCACGGTGTAGTCGACAAAGAAATTGTCGATGGCACTACCTTCAATCTCTAGGGTCGTAGTCCCAGTTGATAAGGTATCGCCGTTATTCACATTACTCATTTCGGCTATGGGGGCGGTGTTATCCAACTCTACCCAAATGGCACCCGATCGATAACTGGTATTTTCCGTATCAGTTACCTTCAAGAATAAATAATAACGACCATCATTCAATACGGTACTGCTACTATCAGTACCATCCCAATCGATACTAATATCTGTACCGGTTCCCGAGAAAGTATTCACAACAGTTCCGGATTCATTACTGATTTCCAGACTCCAACTGCTACGTGAACTCAAGGTGGCAGTAATGGCTAATGTATCCTGGTTGCCATCACCATTCGGAGAAAAGTACTCGTAACTTCCATTTAAGTTGGATGTTATTACGCGGCTCTCTGCAGCCAGGGCACTGCTGTAATCTACAACAGTCTCTGGAGAATCAACCCCAATAATATCCACACCCCATTCTGGCGCAGCACTGCCCCACCAGTTGCCAGTAACATTCAACACCACCGCCGAGCTACTACCATAGTTATTGAGGTACAAACTGCCATTGGTATTACCATAGAGATCATTGCCGGTAATCGTGGGCGTTGGATTGGTAGCATCACTACCCGAACCATTCAGGTAAATACCATAATTATTATCGATAAAACTATTACCTGTTAAGCTCGGTGAAGAGGCCCCGGTAATATAGGCACCGTAATTCAAGCCAGTAACAATATTGTCAGTTACTGCTGGGGATGCAGTATCCAGGGCTAGCCCGGTACCAATGTAATCTGTATTTTGGATCAAATTATTGGTAATCGTGCCACCGGCAAAATTGTTAATGCTGATCCCGCTTTCGCTAAAGTCAGTAATAATACTGTTGGTAACACTGAACGCAGAAGGTGAAGTCGCAGAGACTGCATTTTCAGCATATTGGATGTAAGCATTATCAATACTGACACTGCCACCACTTGCTACGACGATACCCTGCCAATCGCCAGCCACAGGATATTGGGCCTCACTGGTAAATATCACCGGCTGCAAACTGGAACCACTAACTACCAAGTCTCCCTCTACTGTTAGTGAGTGACCGGCTGGGAATATCAATATTGCTCCAGCTTCCAGCGTTAAACTCACACCGTTATTTACATTGATATCATCAACAACAATATAGGAACCTGCGACCAAGTTCGTATCTGAGTCAATATCAAAGCGAAGAAGGTAATCGTATACAGGACTTCCATTAGCATTATTTAAATAACCATTGAAATCCACTATCGGCCGATAGGAGGTACTATCGCTATAATCGTAGACCTCTGCTGCTATCGACCCCGAATCTGTAGTATTCCACCAATTACCTGTGGCATTAACAGTAACCACACCAGTTTCGTACCAGTAGGCGTAAAGATCGTAATTGCTGTTGCTGTAAATACTATTGCCGGTAATCACTGGCTGTGGATCGTAATCTGCGTCCAAAACTCCGTACAAGTAAAAGCCATAGCCGCTATTACCAGTAATCGTATTGTCGGTAATCGTAGGGTTAGTGACATTACCGCTTGCGCCCGCAATATAAAAACCATAGTTGCTGTTACCGGTAACGGTATTGCCGGTTATGGTTGGGGTAGTCGCATTACTGCTAAGACCTTTAATGTAAAAACCGTAAGTATTATCGGTGATCGTGTTGCCACTAACGGTAGCATTCGCTACACCCTGCAAGTACACCCCAGCAACATCTGCATACTGAATGGTATTGTTACTGATTGAGCCACTGGCGTTGTAGGCATACACACCGCTTTCGTCAAAGTACTGCAAGGTGCTATTACTAACACTGAAGGTACTGCCCGAGGCAGCATAAAGACCGTAGTCCCCATACTCCAGTATCACATGGTCTAAATCCACCGTGCCGCCACTTTGCGCTACAATGCCATACCAATCTCCAGCACGGGGAGTGCTTTCATCGCTGGTAAATATAATGGGGTTATCACTGCTGCCCTGTGCATCCAAGGTGCCATACACCCTGAGCCTAAATTCTCCACCCACCTCAATGCGAGCACCAGGTTCAATCGTCAGAGTCACACCACTTTGTACATACAGTGTACTCAAGAGAGTATAAGTGGTGCCCGCCACCAAGGTAGTATCCTCAGTTAGATACCCGAACAAGCCATTGCTGGGCTCTGCAATTACACCCTCTGCATCCAGATAACCACGATAATCCACTATCGGCCGGTAGGAGGTACTATCGTTATAATCGTAGACCTCTGCTGCTATCGACCCCGAATCTGTAGTATTCCACCAATTACCTGTGGCATTAACAGTAACCACACCAGTTTCGTACCAGTAGGCGTAAAGATCGTAATTGCTGTTGCTGTAAATACTATTGCCGGTAATCACTGGCTGTGGATCGTAATCTGCGTCCAAAACTCCGTACAAGTAAAAGCCATAGCCGCTATTACCAGTAATCGTATTGTCGGTAATCGTAGGGTTAGTGACATTACCGCTTGCGCCCGCAATATAAAAACCATAGTTGCTGTTACCGGTAACGGTATTGCCGGTTATGGTTGGGGTAGTCGCATTACTGCTAAGACCTTTAATGTAAAAACCGTAAGTATTATCGGTGATCGTGTTGCCACTAACGGTAGCATTCGCTACACCCTGCAAGTACACCCCAGCAACATCTGCATACTGAATGGTATTGTTACTGATTGAGCCACTGGCGTTGTAGGCATACACACCGCTTTCGTCAAAGTACTGCAAGGTGCTATTGCTAACACTGAAGGTACTGCCCGAGGCAGCGTAAAGACCGTAGTCCCCATACTCCAGTATCACATGGTCTAAATCCACCGTGCCGCCACTTTGCGCTACAATGCCATACCAATCTCCAGCACGGGGAGTGCTTTCATCGCTGGTAAATATAATGGGGTTATCACTGCTGCCCTGTGCATCCAAGGTGCCATACACCCTGAGTCTAAATTCTCCACCCACCTCAATGCGAGCACCAGGTTCAATCGTCAGAGTCACACCACTTTGTACATACAGTGTACTCAAGAGAGTATAAGTGGTGCCCGCCACCAAGGTAGTATCCTCAGTTAGATACCCGAACAAGCCATTGCTGGGCTCTGCAATTACACCCTCTGCATCCAGATAACCACGATAATCCACTATCGGCCGGTAGGAGGTACTATCGTTATAATCGTAGACCTCTGCTGCTATCGACCCCGAATCTGTAGTATTCCACCAATTACCTGTGGCATTAACAGTAACCACACCAGTTTCGTACCAGTAGGCGTAAAGATCGTAATTGCTGTTGCTGTAAATACTATTGCCGGTAATCACTGGCTGTGGATCGTAATCTGCGTCCAAAACTCCGTACAAGTAAAAGCCATAGCCGCTATTACCAGTAATCGTATTGTCGGTAATCGTAGGGTTAGTGACATTACCGCTTGCGCCCGCAATATAAAAACCATAGTTGCTGTTACCGGTAACGGTATTGCCGGTTATGGTTGGGGTAGTCGCATTACTGCTAAGACCTTTAATGTAAAAACCGTAAGTATTATCGGTGATCGTGTTGCCACTAACGGTAGCATTCGCTACACCCTGCAAGTACACCCCAGCAACATCTGCATACTGAATGGTATTGTTACTGATTGAGCCACTGGCGTTGTAGGCATACACACCGCTTTCGTCAAAGTACTGCAAGGCGCTATTGCTAACACTGAAGGTACTGCCCGAGGCAGCGTAAAGACCGTAGTCCCCATACTCCAGTATCACATGGTCTAAATCCACCGTGCCGCCACTTTGCGCTACAATGCCATACCAATCTCCAGCACGGGGAGTGCTTTCATCGCTGGTAAATATAATGGGGTTATCACTGCTGCCCTGTGCATCCAAGGTGCCATACACCCTGAGCCTAAATTCTCCACCCACCTCAATGCGAGCACCAGGTTCAATCGTCAGAGTCACACCACTTTGTACATACAGTGTACTCAAGAGAGTATAAGTGGTGCCCGCCACCAAGGTAGTATCCTCAGTTAGATACCCGAACAAGCCATTGCTGGGCTCTGCAATTACACCCTCTGCATCCAGATAACCACGATAATCCACTATCGGCCGGTAGGAGGTACTATCGTTATAATCGTAGACCTCTGCTGCTATCGACCCCGAATCTGTAGTATTCCACCAATTACCTGTGGCATTAACAGTAACCACACCAGTTTCGTACCAGTAGGCGTAAAGATCGTAATTGCTGTTGCTGTAAATACTATTGCCGGTAATCACTGGCTGTGGATCGTAATCTGCGTCCAAAACTCCGTACAAGTAAAAGCCATAGCCGCTATTACCAGTAATCGTATTGTCGGTAATCGTAGGGTTAGTGACATTACCGCTTGCGCCCGCAATATAAAAACCATAGTTGCTGTTACCGGTAACGGTATTGCCGGTTATGGTTGGGGTAGTCGCATTACTACTAAGACCTTTAATGTAAAAACCGTAAGTATTATCGGTGATCGTGTTGCCACTAACGGTAGCATTCGCTACACCCTGCAAGTACACCCCAGCAACATCTGCATACTGAATGGTATTGTTACTGATTGAGCCACTGGCGTTGTAGGCATACACACCGCTTTCGTCAAAGTACTGCAAGGTGCTATTGCTAACACTGAAGGTACTGCCCGAGGCAGCGTAAAGACCGTAGTCCCCATACTCCAGTATCACATGGTCTAAATCCACCGTGCCGCCACTTTGCGCTACAATGCCATACCAATCTCCAGCACGGGGAGTGCTTTCATCGCTGGTAAATATAATGGGGTTATCACTGCTGCCCTGTGCATCCAAGGTGCCATACACCCTGAGTCTAAATTCTCCACCCACCTCAATGCGAGCACCAGGTTCAATCGTCAGAGTCACACCACTTTGTACATACAGTGTACTCAAGAGAGTATAAGTGGTGCCCGCCACCAAGGTAGTATCCTCAGTTAGATACCCGAACAAGCCATTGCTGGGCTCTGCAATTACACCCTCTGCATCCAGATAACCACGATAATCCACTATCGGCCGGTAGGAGGTACTATCGTTATAATCGTAGACCTCTGCTGCTATCGACCCCGAATCTGTAGTATTCCACCAATTACCTGTGGCATTAACAGTAACCACACCAGTTTCGTACCAGTAGGCGTAAAGATCGTAATTGCTGTTGCTGTAAATACTATTGCCGGTAATCACTGGCTGTGGATCGTAATCTGCGTCCAAAACTCCGTACAAGTAAAAGCCATAGCCGCTATTACCAGTAATCGTATTGTCGGTAATCGTAGGGTTAGTGACATTACCGCTTGCGCCCGCAATATAAAAACCATAGTTGCTGTTACCGGTAACGGTATTGCCGGTTATGGTTGGGGTAGTCGCATTACTGCTAAGACCTTTAATGTAAAAACCGTAAGTATTATCGGTGATCGTGTTGCCACTAACGGTAGCATTCGCTACACCCTGCAAGTACACCCCAGCAACATCTGCATACTGAATGGTATTGTTACTGATTGAGCCACTGGCGTTGTAGGCATACACACCGCTTTCGTCAAAGTACTGCAAGGTGCTATTGCTAACACTGAAGGTACTGCCCGAGGCAGCATAAAGACCGTAGTCCCCATACTCCAGTATCACATGGTCTAAATCCACCGCGCCGCCACTTTGCGCTTCAATGCCAGACCAATCACCTTTAGCTGGCGAGGCCTGTGCACTGGTAAATATTACGGGCGCGTCTGCTTCACCAGTAGCTGTGAGATTACCGTTCACCTCAAAGGTGAAATAATCCTCAAATAGGACTGTCACGCCTTCATTAATAGTTAGAGTCACCCCACTATTAACATCC
This DNA window, taken from Microbulbifer sp. VAAF005, encodes the following:
- a CDS encoding FlgD immunoglobulin-like domain containing protein, with protein sequence MNKMLKKIGLTAVLAALVTPLAGYGLSISGVNNESRSFAPAQGEQFTLNYHIDTQANVTINIYDARDLLIKTEYREQLAAGDHQWQWDGTDQQGRPVPAEAYHYTISAKAGEQTAEYDLTDITGGESVAVSDLSWNAEQGSVDYTLPQMARVAIRVGLKNNGPLLNNIIDWVPRASGQQKEAWDGQDASGALNLKGHPALELILNAFALPRNTILVTGDKSPSGARFVQDMPWGQSPRQKRNPIARVFTPQRSGTQ
- a CDS encoding right-handed parallel beta-helix repeat-containing protein, whose amino-acid sequence is MRSSAYNHSRLLAFQINARQLLQYLFVSLVCVSVFTYAEVAVDEDVSPWQLSIVGASTGDVILSGDDAALSLGISEICVAENQVSEDFSSSSSEDLSSLGFHSFGSEALSLRNERATVTAQTDQVLLAPTVLSDSDEITLSALINSSTDAGAGTDSLTIYLTDSEYVGYGVQYQGDGSTGVWALVQFTGAESQSNLAQVAATDNHPTTGQTVTLNRSGDTLTVTIGGSDIGLTYTVGEGIGDLSRYGIRSTSLGVSDNNYLDDLTLTFSSTATCPALADTGEWDDAYSLHFVYQELLQQGELIARLSSHTNSGSGIAGIALRNGTAATDKAIALVMDPSDNSIGLFTRDTDDTANTLITTGQTGALPQWLRLVRDGDTITAYISTDGASWTQVDSVSISFDDIVKAGIAVAVTGSEAQTLEYDNLSVLNELSGDITSDIELAAHQTYVVTGDVDVNSGVTLTINEGVTVLFEDYFTFEVNGNLTATGEADAPVIFTSAQASPAKGDWSGIEAQSGGAVDLDHVILEYGDYGLYAASGSTFSVSNSTLQYFDESGVYAYNASGSISNNTIQYADVAGVYLQGVANATVSGNTITDNTYGFYIKGLSSNATTPTITGNTVTGNSNYGFYIAGASGNVTNPTITDNTITGNSGYGFYLYGVLDADYDPQPVITGNSIYSNSNYDLYAYWYETGVVTVNATGNWWNTTDSGSIAAEVYDYNDSTSYRPIVDYRGYLDAEGVIAEPSNGLFGYLTEDTTLVAGTTYTLLSTLYVQSGVTLTIEPGARIEVGGEFRLRVYGTLDAQGSSDNPIIFTSDESTPRAGDWYGIVAQSGGTVDLDHVILEYGDYGLYAASGSTFSVSNSTLQYFDESGVYAYNASGSISNNTIQYADVAGVYLQGVANATVSGNTITDNTYGFYIKGLSSNATTPTITGNTVTGNSNYGFYIAGASGNVTNPTITDNTITGNSGYGFYLYGVLDADYDPQPVITGNSIYSNSNYDLYAYWYETGVVTVNATGNWWNTTDSGSIAAEVYDYNDSTSYRPIVDYRGYLDAEGVIAEPSNGLFGYLTEDTTLVAGTTYTLLSTLYVQSGVTLTIEPGARIEVGGEFRLRVYGTLDAQGSSDNPIIFTSDESTPRAGDWYGIVAQSGGTVDLDHVILEYGDYGLYAASGSTFSVSNSALQYFDESGVYAYNASGSISNNTIQYADVAGVYLQGVANATVSGNTITDNTYGFYIKGLSSNATTPTITGNTVTGNSNYGFYIAGASGNVTNPTITDNTITGNSGYGFYLYGVLDADYDPQPVITGNSIYSNSNYDLYAYWYETGVVTVNATGNWWNTTDSGSIAAEVYDYNDSTSYRPIVDYRGYLDAEGVIAEPSNGLFGYLTEDTTLVAGTTYTLLSTLYVQSGVTLTIEPGARIEVGGEFRLRVYGTLDAQGSSDNPIIFTSDESTPRAGDWYGIVAQSGGTVDLDHVILEYGDYGLYAASGSTFSVSNSTLQYFDESGVYAYNASGSISNNTIQYADVAGVYLQGVANATVSGNTITDNTYGFYIKGLSSNATTPTITGNTVTGNSNYGFYIAGASGNVTNPTITDNTITGNSGYGFYLYGVLDADYDPQPVITGNSIYSNSNYDLYAYWYETGVVTVNATGNWWNTTDSGSIAAEVYDYNDSTSYRPIVDYRGYLDAEGVIAEPSNGLFGYLTEDTTLVAGTTYTLLSTLYVQSGVTLTIEPGARIEVGGEFRLRVYGTLDAQGSSDNPIIFTSDESTPRAGDWYGIVAQSGGTVDLDHVILEYGDYGLYAASGSTFSVSNSTLQYFDESGVYAYNASGSISNNTIQYADVAGVYLQGVANATVSGNTITDNTYGFYIKGLSSNATTPTITGNTVTGNSNYGFYIAGASGNVTNPTITDNTITGNSGYGFYLYGVLDADYDPQPVITGNSIYSNSNYDLYAYWYETGVVTVNATGNWWNTTDSGSIAAEVYDYSDSTSYRPIVDFNGYLNNANGSPVYDYLLRFDIDSDTNLVAGSYIVVDDINVNNGVSLTLEAGAILIFPAGHSLTVEGDLVVSGSSLQPVIFTSEAQYPVAGDWQGIVVASGGSVSIDNAYIQYAENAVSATSPSAFSVTNSIITDFSESGISINNFAGGTITNNLIQNTDYIGTGLALDTASPAVTDNIVTGLNYGAYITGASSPSLTGNSFIDNNYGIYLNGSGSDATNPTPTITGNDLYGNTNGSLYLNNYGSSSAVVLNVTGNWWGSAAPEWGVDIIGVDSPETVVDYSSALAAESRVITSNLNGSYEYFSPNGDGNQDTLAITATLSSRSSWSLEISNESGTVVNTFSGTGTDISIDWDGTDSSSTVLNDGRYYLFLKVTDTENTSYRSGAIWVELDNTAPIAEMSNVNNGDTLSTGTTTLEIEGSAIDNFFVDYTVDYQLSGDTDNWVILESSTSAINESTLAEWVVSSTDGTVAAPTNGEYQIRLEASDRAGNITTIIRTVTLDLLSITNISRNQTTVNPVAGESLVISFDLSAGATVTLDIKDEQSEVLMRSVVETFDSAGSYSLSWDGKDDEGNYVQEEAYTYFLTAVNGSVEGVYDIEDSDNTSTILAGSMDATMNAVQNDFMKIGITPTANIRMNMEVTPDGGDTRVVYDSVPMEAGTHYLVWDGRTADGVLTTGSFYAYVPSHEILPINVVIIDGINPSISGTLDAPNIEVKSDPYLMYHSYDQISKVAYLLDQDSYVTFKLLPPDIGDPTDAGAITLIDNQLQAANDSDGAVATHEVEWTGYEESDGNAIMVSDEGVYSFWIEATSATTGASTTYYGALQLYQ